In one Parvibaculum sp. genomic region, the following are encoded:
- a CDS encoding amidohydrolase family protein, with protein sequence MSSTSRQHDIVIRGGTVYDGTGAAPFAADIAIDNGVITAVGKVSGSGAEEIDAKGQIVTPGFIDVHTHYDGQVTWDPYLQPSTFHGVTTAVMGNCGVGFAPCKPEQREWLLGLMEGVEDIPGTALAEGIKWNWESFAEYMDAVAASPLAVDVGLQIPHAAVRAYVMGERAPALEPATEAETEEMARLVVEALEAGALGFSTSRTVKHKDVKGGSTPTLKAEAQELHGIARAMGKSGKGVLQLIADFKDTDAEFAMLRGMVELSGRPMSITIEQDDRWPDVWARVLDNIAAANADGLPIKGQVPPRATGLLLGLTASLNPFVMHQTFRHIWGAPLETQLKALRDPEFRAKLLAEEPEYPAGEIIEMICVGYHKMFALGERPDYEPAPEQSAKAVAERTGKNPREVVLDWMLERDGKALLYFPLMNYHCGSLADVEKMLTHPNTAFGLSDGGAHCGIICDVSFPTTLLTHWGRDRTRGAKLPLEWLVHGLTGRNADLVGLHDRGILAPGMKADVNVIDFDRLTLYSPHIVNDLPAGGKRLIQKTDGYTASIVSGAVAFRNGEPTGALGGRLIRGAQTRPAGARIAAD encoded by the coding sequence ATGAGCAGCACGTCTCGCCAGCATGACATCGTGATCCGCGGCGGCACCGTTTATGACGGCACGGGGGCCGCGCCTTTCGCGGCCGACATCGCCATCGACAATGGCGTCATCACGGCGGTCGGCAAGGTTTCCGGCTCGGGCGCCGAGGAGATCGACGCCAAGGGGCAGATCGTCACGCCGGGCTTCATCGACGTTCACACGCATTATGACGGCCAGGTGACCTGGGACCCCTATCTCCAGCCCTCGACCTTTCACGGCGTCACCACCGCCGTCATGGGCAATTGCGGCGTCGGCTTCGCGCCCTGCAAGCCCGAGCAACGCGAATGGCTCTTGGGCCTCATGGAGGGCGTCGAGGATATTCCGGGTACGGCGCTTGCCGAAGGCATCAAGTGGAACTGGGAAAGCTTCGCCGAATATATGGACGCGGTCGCGGCCTCGCCGCTCGCCGTCGATGTCGGCCTGCAAATTCCGCATGCCGCCGTGCGCGCCTATGTGATGGGCGAGCGGGCGCCGGCGCTCGAACCCGCCACCGAGGCCGAAACGGAAGAGATGGCGCGCCTCGTCGTCGAGGCGCTGGAGGCCGGCGCACTCGGCTTTTCGACCTCGCGCACGGTGAAACATAAAGACGTCAAGGGCGGTTCGACGCCGACCTTGAAGGCCGAAGCGCAAGAGCTGCACGGCATCGCCCGCGCGATGGGCAAATCGGGCAAGGGCGTCTTGCAGCTGATCGCCGACTTCAAGGACACCGACGCCGAGTTCGCGATGCTCAGGGGCATGGTCGAGCTTTCGGGGCGGCCGATGTCGATCACCATCGAACAGGACGATCGCTGGCCGGATGTCTGGGCGCGTGTGCTCGACAATATCGCGGCCGCCAATGCCGACGGGCTGCCCATCAAGGGCCAGGTGCCGCCGCGCGCCACCGGGTTGCTGCTCGGCCTCACCGCCTCGCTCAATCCCTTCGTGATGCACCAGACCTTCCGCCATATCTGGGGCGCGCCGCTCGAAACGCAATTGAAGGCGCTGCGCGACCCTGAATTCCGCGCGAAGCTTCTCGCCGAGGAACCAGAATATCCGGCCGGCGAGATCATCGAGATGATCTGCGTGGGCTACCACAAGATGTTCGCGCTGGGCGAGCGGCCCGACTACGAACCGGCGCCCGAGCAGAGCGCGAAAGCGGTCGCCGAGCGCACGGGGAAAAATCCGCGCGAAGTCGTGCTCGACTGGATGCTGGAGCGGGACGGCAAGGCGCTGCTCTATTTCCCGCTGATGAATTACCACTGCGGCAGCCTCGCCGATGTCGAGAAAATGCTGACGCATCCGAACACCGCCTTCGGGTTGTCGGATGGCGGCGCGCATTGCGGCATCATCTGCGATGTCAGCTTCCCGACGACGCTCTTGACGCATTGGGGCCGCGACCGCACGCGGGGCGCCAAGCTGCCGCTCGAATGGCTGGTGCACGGGCTCACCGGCCGCAACGCCGATCTCGTGGGCCTGCATGATCGCGGCATCCTCGCGCCGGGCATGAAGGCCGATGTCAATGTGATCGACTTCGACCGCCTGACGCTTTATTCGCCGCATATCGTCAACGACCTGCCGGCCGGCGGCAAACGCCTGATCCAGAAGACCGACGGCTACACCGCCAGCATCGTTTCGGGCGCCGTCGCCTTCCGCAACGGCGAACCGACCGGCGCGCTCGGCGGCCGGCTCATCCGCGGCGCGCAGACGCGTCCGGCGGGGGCGCGCATCGCGGCCGACTGA
- a CDS encoding nucleotidyl transferase AbiEii/AbiGii toxin family protein: protein MPDTATKIDLASWVEGARADPIAYRQRQATEVTLNAIAMSAHLQEELYLKGGILMGLAYASPRQTTDIDLTASFLAEPDVDNQICDLLNDIFPRVTTTLGYPDLLMKVHSIKRQPRGKFETADFPALKLKIAYAIRGSKQETALNEGKSVDVVEVDISFNEPTKNIQILELTGGAEIRAYSLADLIGEKYRAMLQQPIRRRNRRQDVYDLDLLISGRNINEQLRTQILEVLFLKCWSRNINPTIHSLSDPEVQRRAGAEWDSLKLEIGDIPDFAEAFDRVAAFYRSLPWNS from the coding sequence ATGCCTGACACGGCGACGAAAATAGATCTTGCTTCATGGGTCGAGGGCGCGAGGGCAGACCCAATAGCCTACCGCCAGAGACAGGCGACGGAAGTTACGCTAAATGCCATTGCAATGTCTGCTCATTTACAAGAGGAACTTTATCTAAAAGGCGGGATATTGATGGGGTTGGCGTACGCGAGCCCTCGACAGACTACAGATATTGATCTTACAGCTAGCTTTCTCGCTGAACCGGATGTCGACAATCAGATTTGTGATTTATTGAATGACATATTCCCTCGAGTAACTACAACTCTCGGTTATCCGGACTTGCTGATGAAAGTTCATTCAATTAAGCGTCAGCCTAGAGGAAAATTCGAGACAGCCGATTTTCCTGCTCTCAAATTGAAAATTGCTTATGCAATACGCGGAAGCAAACAGGAAACTGCGCTCAATGAGGGAAAATCCGTTGATGTAGTAGAAGTCGACATTTCCTTTAATGAACCCACCAAAAACATACAGATACTGGAATTAACAGGTGGAGCTGAGATAAGAGCTTATAGTTTGGCCGACTTGATCGGTGAAAAGTATCGAGCCATGTTGCAGCAACCCATACGGCGTCGAAACCGACGCCAGGATGTCTATGATCTCGACCTCCTGATTTCAGGTCGAAACATCAATGAACAGCTTCGAACACAAATTCTCGAAGTCCTGTTTCTGAAATGTTGGTCTAGAAATATTAATCCCACTATCCATTCGCTGTCTGATCCCGAGGTTCAAAGACGAGCGGGCGCCGAATGGGACTCGCTGAAACTCGAAATCGGCGACATTCCGGATTTCGCGGAAGCCTTTGATCGTGTTGCTGCATTTTATCGAAGCCTACCTTGGAATAGCTAG
- a CDS encoding enoyl-CoA hydratase, with amino-acid sequence MSEPVILVEKSGGIATVTLNRPTAMNALSRDLRRAIAETFEELEADENIRVAILTGAGKAFCAGLDLKELGGDASAVGGNSGGVNSTIGDKDPVTSIGRFSGPVIGAINGVAITGGFELAIACDVLICSENARFADTHARVGILPGWGLSQKLSRAIGIYRAKELSLTGNFLSAQQACDWGLVNRVVPAEELLPTARKLAEDMLSVVPQCLPAYKKLIDDGFAQDFGTALKTERQFSNAANKSVAPEEIAARREGIQNRGKQQTS; translated from the coding sequence ATGTCCGAGCCCGTCATCCTGGTCGAGAAATCCGGCGGCATCGCCACCGTCACGCTGAACCGCCCCACCGCCATGAACGCGCTGTCGCGCGATCTGCGCCGCGCCATCGCCGAGACCTTCGAGGAACTCGAGGCCGACGAAAACATCCGCGTCGCGATCCTGACCGGCGCCGGCAAGGCCTTCTGCGCCGGGCTCGACCTCAAGGAACTGGGCGGCGACGCCAGCGCCGTCGGCGGAAATTCAGGCGGCGTCAACTCGACCATCGGCGACAAGGACCCGGTCACGTCGATCGGCCGTTTCTCGGGCCCCGTCATCGGCGCGATCAACGGCGTCGCCATCACCGGCGGTTTCGAACTCGCCATTGCCTGCGACGTACTGATCTGTTCGGAAAATGCGCGCTTCGCCGACACCCATGCCCGCGTCGGCATCCTGCCCGGCTGGGGCCTCAGCCAGAAGCTCAGCCGCGCCATCGGCATCTACCGCGCCAAGGAATTGTCGCTGACCGGCAATTTCCTCAGCGCGCAGCAGGCCTGCGACTGGGGCCTCGTCAACCGCGTCGTGCCGGCCGAGGAATTGCTGCCGACGGCCCGCAAGCTCGCCGAAGACATGCTCTCGGTCGTGCCGCAATGCCTGCCGGCCTACAAGAAACTGATCGATGACGGTTTCGCGCAGGATTTCGGCACCGCGCTCAAGACCGAGCGGCAGTTCTCCAACGCCGCCAACAAATCCGTCGCGCCCGAGGAAATCGCCGCGCGGCGCGAGGGGATACAGAACCGGGGGAAGCAGCAGACGTCGTGA
- a CDS encoding DUF819 family protein, whose product MELPLISADNMFGLMFAFLGLAAFGFWSERTRLGQWLSGVVLTILAGTLLANLRVVPFASPFHDMVWTYAVSLAIPLLLFHADIRKLISEAGMMIAAFAVAVAGTVAGVLAGFYLIDLGPDANRIAATLGASWIGGSMNFAAVAQALGLNENGALIATMAATDAVVMVVFMAAILTMAGSRALLRFIPSKIIEAGDDGVAHKEEAKPPLDMGALATLLFLAAACAFGGRLIGEMLGMPGYSVLFITLIALALANLFPAYLAKLRGGFDLGMFFMYVFFGVIGAGADVVLMVQTAMPIFFFVLVMATVHLAVVLAGAKIFRIDLAEALIASNAVAVGPATAAAMAASQRWRLLVTPGVLLGVFGYAIANFIGVGLAGFLG is encoded by the coding sequence ATGGAACTGCCGCTGATTTCCGCCGACAACATGTTCGGCCTGATGTTTGCGTTTCTCGGGCTCGCCGCTTTCGGCTTCTGGTCGGAGCGCACGCGGCTCGGGCAATGGCTTTCGGGCGTGGTGTTGACGATCCTGGCCGGCACACTGCTCGCCAATCTGCGTGTCGTGCCTTTCGCCTCGCCGTTTCACGACATGGTCTGGACCTATGCGGTCAGCCTTGCCATTCCGCTGCTGCTTTTCCATGCCGATATCCGCAAGCTCATCAGCGAGGCCGGCATGATGATCGCAGCCTTCGCCGTCGCGGTCGCGGGCACGGTGGCGGGTGTGCTGGCGGGCTTTTATCTCATCGATCTCGGGCCCGACGCCAACCGCATCGCGGCGACGCTCGGCGCAAGCTGGATCGGCGGCTCGATGAATTTCGCCGCCGTCGCCCAGGCGCTCGGCCTCAATGAAAACGGCGCGTTGATCGCCACCATGGCGGCGACCGATGCCGTCGTCATGGTCGTCTTCATGGCTGCCATCCTGACGATGGCGGGCTCGCGGGCGCTCTTGCGTTTCATCCCGTCGAAGATCATCGAAGCGGGCGACGACGGCGTCGCGCACAAGGAAGAGGCGAAACCGCCGCTCGACATGGGCGCGCTGGCAACGCTGCTTTTCCTCGCCGCGGCCTGCGCCTTCGGCGGCAGGCTCATCGGCGAGATGCTCGGGATGCCCGGCTATTCGGTTCTGTTCATCACGCTGATCGCGCTCGCGCTCGCCAATCTCTTCCCGGCCTATCTCGCGAAACTTCGGGGCGGTTTCGATCTCGGCATGTTCTTCATGTATGTGTTTTTCGGCGTCATCGGCGCCGGCGCCGATGTCGTGCTGATGGTGCAGACGGCGATGCCGATCTTCTTCTTCGTCCTCGTCATGGCGACGGTGCATCTCGCGGTCGTGCTGGCGGGCGCGAAGATTTTCCGCATCGACCTTGCCGAGGCGCTGATCGCCTCCAACGCGGTGGCCGTCGGTCCGGCGACGGCGGCGGCGATGGCGGCAAGCCAGCGCTGGCGGCTGCTGGTGACGCCGGGCGTGCTGCTCGGCGTCTTCGGCTATGCGATCGCCAATTTCATCGGTGTGGGGCTCGCCGGATTTCTCGGGTGA